The following coding sequences lie in one Micromonospora sp. R77 genomic window:
- a CDS encoding diguanylate cyclase encodes MGWLDRVDDQVDALRHARALQEASRSAEACVVLDRVLRGTVDPYTRADALVQRLSALINLGRTAEFTRAIEEANAAVRDLAEPYLHGHLNALAALAAHHQGALDRCVTHLVKAARALGAVDDPDEHTAWGWHDLAMAYSYLSFHGHALGAIERARQLGLAAGIPEETFAAPGIRLRNAVALDHNGDSDGCLRVLRDVAGDLNRFLRAGRGGSIRPSSLAAYGYSAARRAALGDRVDAGTDADPSRLLAHGGDSARAHDMRKLGQICLAVAEGRPIEAVTRLDSVRVSTETLGAAEPARLRSIALARAGDHAGAHRADRHAFRLAAQRSDRLRDVYIDGIAARIGHEEMRREAARYEGEALTDPLTGLPNRRRLERYIAAVVAAGERVVIGVCDLDGFKAVNTRHGHHSGDLVLQRIAGVINRVMRRGDFVARYGGDEFVVVLPGAGMAEAAEVARRIEAAVATEDWESLVPGTPVGVSIGFAQVGTGDSLVSAFETADREMLLAKTRLRAS; translated from the coding sequence GTGGGCTGGCTCGACCGGGTCGACGACCAGGTTGACGCCCTCCGGCACGCCCGCGCCCTGCAGGAGGCGAGCCGATCGGCGGAGGCCTGCGTCGTGCTCGACCGGGTGCTGCGCGGCACCGTCGACCCGTACACCCGGGCGGACGCGCTGGTCCAACGCCTCTCCGCGCTGATCAATCTCGGCCGCACGGCGGAGTTCACCCGGGCCATCGAGGAGGCCAACGCCGCCGTCCGCGACCTCGCCGAGCCGTACCTGCACGGTCACCTCAACGCGCTCGCCGCGCTCGCCGCCCACCACCAGGGGGCGCTGGACCGCTGCGTCACCCACCTGGTGAAGGCGGCCCGCGCGCTGGGCGCGGTCGACGACCCGGACGAGCACACCGCCTGGGGCTGGCACGACCTGGCGATGGCGTACTCCTATCTCAGCTTCCACGGCCACGCGCTCGGCGCCATCGAACGGGCCCGGCAGTTGGGACTCGCCGCCGGCATCCCCGAGGAGACCTTCGCCGCCCCCGGCATCCGGCTGCGCAACGCGGTGGCGCTGGACCACAACGGGGACAGCGACGGCTGCCTGCGGGTGCTCCGGGACGTCGCCGGGGACCTCAACCGGTTCCTGCGCGCGGGTCGGGGCGGCAGCATCCGCCCCAGCAGCCTCGCCGCGTACGGCTATTCGGCCGCCCGGCGGGCCGCGCTCGGCGACCGGGTGGACGCCGGCACGGACGCCGACCCGAGCCGGCTGCTCGCCCACGGCGGGGACAGCGCCCGGGCCCACGACATGCGGAAACTCGGCCAGATCTGCCTGGCCGTCGCCGAGGGCCGCCCGATCGAGGCGGTGACCCGGCTGGACAGCGTCCGGGTCTCCACCGAGACGCTCGGCGCGGCCGAACCGGCCCGGCTGCGCAGCATCGCGCTGGCCCGGGCCGGCGACCACGCCGGGGCGCACCGCGCCGACCGGCACGCGTTCCGGCTCGCGGCACAGCGCAGCGACCGGCTGCGGGACGTCTACATCGACGGCATCGCCGCCCGCATCGGTCACGAGGAGATGCGCCGCGAGGCGGCCCGGTACGAGGGCGAGGCGCTGACCGACCCGCTGACCGGCCTGCCCAACCGGCGGCGGCTGGAGCGCTACATCGCGGCGGTGGTGGCGGCCGGCGAGCGGGTGGTGATCGGCGTCTGCGACCTGGACGGCTTCAAGGCGGTCAACACCCGGCACGGGCACCACTCCGGCGACCTGGTGCTCCAGCGGATCGCCGGGGTGATCAACCGGGTGATGCGACGCGGCGACTTCGTGGCCCGCTACGGCGGGGACGAGTTCGTGGTGGTGCTGCCCGGGGCCGGGATGGCCGAGGCGGCCGAGGTGGCCCGCCGGATCGAGGCGGCCGTGGCCACCGAGGACTGGGAGTCCCTGGTGCCCGGCACCCCGGTCGGGGTGAGCATCGGCTTCGCCCAGGTCGGCACCGGTGACAGCCTGGTCAGCGCGTTCGAGACCGCCGACCGGGAGATGCTGCTCGCCAAGACCCGGCTGCGCGCCTCCTGA
- a CDS encoding phosphotyrosine protein phosphatase encodes MPPFTVLHVCMGNICRSPMAERLLLLAVRERLGRQGADPDRSDELVHSHSAGTGGWHAGEEMNPPAARQVISRGGDVTGFAARKLRSDLIDAADLVLTATADQQEYVVALRPDAASRTFVLGEFGRLLGLVDAAALPPVAADPDAVYARGVALVAAADAARQGASPLPTDDLDDPWGRGDQCFSRVADEIEETVHPLATALLP; translated from the coding sequence GTGCCGCCGTTCACCGTGCTGCACGTGTGCATGGGCAACATCTGCCGGTCACCGATGGCCGAGCGCCTGCTGCTGCTCGCGGTGCGGGAGCGGCTGGGTCGGCAGGGCGCCGACCCGGACCGCTCGGACGAGCTGGTGCACAGCCACAGCGCGGGCACCGGCGGCTGGCACGCCGGTGAGGAGATGAATCCCCCGGCCGCCCGGCAGGTGATCTCGCGCGGCGGGGACGTGACCGGGTTCGCCGCCCGCAAGCTGCGGTCGGATCTCATCGACGCCGCCGACCTGGTCCTCACCGCCACCGCCGACCAGCAGGAGTACGTGGTGGCGCTGCGGCCGGACGCGGCGTCCCGCACCTTCGTCCTGGGGGAGTTCGGCCGGTTGCTCGGTCTGGTCGACGCGGCCGCGCTGCCGCCGGTGGCGGCCGACCCGGACGCGGTGTACGCCCGCGGGGTGGCCCTGGTGGCCGCCGCGGACGCGGCCCGGCAGGGCGCGTCGCCCCTGCCCACGGACGACCTGGACGACCCCTGGGGTCGGGGTGACCAGTGCTTCAGCCGGGTCGCCGACGAGATCGAGGAGACGGTGCACCCGCTCGCCACCGCGCTGCTGCCCTGA
- the glyA gene encoding serine hydroxymethyltransferase — MENARSTFWGPDFEQLSTVDPEIAGVVLGELDRLRGGLQLIASENLTSPAVLAALGSTLTNKYAEGYPGRRYYGGCAEVDRAEEIGIGRAKELFGAEHANLQPHSGASANLAAYAALVQPGDTVLAMDLPHGGHLTHGSRVNFSGKWFHTVGYTVRRDTELIDYDEVRDLARAHRPKMIICGATAYSRLIDFARFREIADEVDAYLMVDAAHFIGLVAGRAVPSPVPYADVVCATTHKVLRGPRGGMILCRESLAPRIDKAVFPFTQGGPLMHAVAAKAVALREAAQPEFRAYAAQVVSNAQALAAGLADAGMRPVSGGTDTHLALIDLREVGVTGADAEARCDAAAITLNKNAIPYDPQKPMVASGIRVGTPSVTTQGMREGELRTVAALIARAVRADPGAPGGADELTRIAADVADLVAAFPAYPRG, encoded by the coding sequence GTGGAGAACGCGAGGAGCACCTTCTGGGGCCCGGACTTCGAGCAGCTCAGCACCGTCGACCCGGAGATCGCCGGGGTGGTGCTCGGTGAGCTGGACCGGCTCCGGGGCGGCCTGCAACTGATCGCCAGCGAGAACCTGACCTCGCCGGCGGTGCTCGCCGCGCTCGGTTCGACGCTGACCAACAAGTACGCCGAGGGCTATCCCGGCCGGCGCTACTACGGCGGCTGCGCCGAGGTGGACCGGGCCGAGGAGATCGGCATCGGCCGGGCGAAGGAGCTCTTCGGCGCCGAGCACGCCAACCTCCAGCCGCACTCCGGCGCGAGCGCCAACCTGGCCGCGTACGCCGCGCTGGTGCAGCCGGGGGACACCGTGCTGGCGATGGACCTGCCGCACGGCGGGCATCTGACCCACGGCAGCCGGGTCAACTTCTCCGGCAAGTGGTTCCACACCGTCGGCTACACCGTCCGGCGGGACACCGAGCTGATCGACTACGACGAGGTGCGGGACCTCGCCCGGGCGCACCGACCCAAGATGATCATCTGCGGGGCCACCGCCTACTCCCGGCTGATCGACTTCGCCCGGTTCCGGGAGATCGCCGACGAGGTCGACGCGTACCTCATGGTGGACGCCGCGCACTTCATCGGGCTGGTCGCCGGGAGGGCCGTCCCGTCGCCGGTGCCGTACGCCGACGTCGTCTGCGCCACCACGCACAAGGTGCTGCGCGGTCCCCGCGGCGGCATGATCCTCTGCCGGGAGTCGCTGGCGCCGCGGATCGACAAGGCGGTCTTCCCGTTCACCCAGGGCGGCCCGCTGATGCACGCGGTGGCGGCCAAGGCGGTCGCGCTGCGCGAGGCCGCCCAGCCCGAGTTCCGCGCGTACGCCGCGCAGGTGGTGAGCAACGCCCAGGCGCTCGCGGCCGGGCTGGCCGACGCGGGGATGCGCCCGGTCTCCGGCGGCACCGACACCCACCTCGCCCTGATCGACCTGCGCGAGGTCGGGGTCACCGGCGCGGACGCCGAGGCCCGCTGCGACGCCGCGGCGATCACCCTGAACAAGAACGCCATCCCGTACGACCCGCAGAAGCCGATGGTCGCCTCCGGCATCCGGGTGGGCACGCCGAGCGTCACCACCCAGGGCATGCGCGAGGGAGAGCTGCGGACCGTCGCCGCGCTGATCGCCCGGGCGGTACGCGCCGATCCCGGCGCACCCGGGGGTGCCGACGAGCTGACCCGGATCGCCGCCGACGTGGCCGACCTGGTCGCCGCCTTCCCGGCGTACCCCCGTGGCTGA
- the prfA gene encoding peptide chain release factor 1, with product MSSERLAALLDEYAELEKRLADPAIHADQGTARRVGRRYAELVPLHKAAGELEQARADLAAARELAAEDPTFAAEADTIADALPALEEKLAELLIPRDPHDAKDVIVEIKAGEGGEESALFAGDLLRMYTRYAERHGWVTEVIDAQDSDLGGIKDVSLAIKTKGVPEGGNGVWSRLKWEGGVHRVQRVPVTESQGRIHTSAAGVLVLPEAEEVDLTIDPNDLRIDVFRSSGPGGQSVNTTDSAVRITHVPTGIVVSCQNEKSQLQNREQAMRILRARLLAAAQEQADAAASDARKAQVRTVDRSERIRTYNFPQNRITDHRIGYTAYNLDLALAGELDGVLDALAEADRAARLAGETELTRR from the coding sequence ATGAGCAGTGAGCGCCTGGCCGCCCTCCTCGACGAGTACGCCGAGCTGGAGAAGCGCCTCGCCGACCCGGCCATCCACGCCGACCAGGGCACCGCCCGCCGGGTCGGCCGCCGGTACGCGGAACTGGTGCCGCTGCACAAGGCCGCCGGTGAGCTGGAGCAGGCCCGCGCCGACCTGGCCGCCGCCCGGGAGTTGGCCGCCGAGGATCCGACGTTCGCCGCCGAGGCGGACACGATCGCGGACGCCCTGCCGGCGCTGGAGGAGAAGCTGGCGGAGCTGCTGATCCCCCGCGACCCGCACGACGCCAAGGACGTCATCGTCGAGATCAAGGCGGGTGAGGGCGGCGAGGAGTCGGCGCTCTTCGCCGGCGACCTGCTGCGGATGTACACCCGCTACGCCGAGCGGCACGGCTGGGTCACCGAGGTGATCGACGCGCAGGACTCCGACCTCGGCGGGATCAAGGACGTGTCGCTGGCGATCAAGACCAAGGGCGTCCCGGAGGGCGGCAACGGCGTCTGGTCCCGGCTGAAGTGGGAGGGCGGGGTGCACCGGGTGCAGCGCGTACCGGTCACCGAGTCGCAGGGCCGGATCCACACCAGCGCGGCGGGGGTGCTGGTGCTGCCCGAGGCGGAGGAGGTGGACCTCACCATCGACCCGAACGACCTGCGGATCGACGTGTTCCGCTCGTCCGGGCCCGGTGGGCAGTCGGTCAACACCACCGACTCGGCGGTCCGGATCACCCACGTGCCGACCGGGATCGTGGTCTCCTGCCAGAACGAGAAGTCGCAGCTGCAGAACCGGGAGCAGGCGATGCGGATCCTGCGGGCGCGGCTGCTCGCCGCCGCCCAGGAGCAGGCCGACGCGGCGGCGTCCGACGCCCGCAAGGCGCAGGTCCGGACGGTGGACCGCTCGGAGCGGATCCGCACCTACAACTTCCCGCAGAACCGGATCACCGACCACCGGATCGGCTATACGGCGTACAACCTCGACCTGGCGCTGGCCGGTGAGCTGGACGGGGTGCTGGACGCCCTGGCCGAGGCCGACCGGGCGGCCCGCCTCGCCGGGGAGACCGAACTCACCCGGCGCTGA
- a CDS encoding SDR family oxidoreductase, which yields MRCLVTGATGYIGGRLAPRLLAEGHTVRCLARKAGRLRDVPWASRAEIAEGDLRKPETLPAAFDGVDVAYYLVHSLGQQGFEAADREAATNFAAAARAAGVRRIVYLGGPEPTEEGEVPSPHLRSRAEVARILLASGVPTAVLRAAVIIGSGSASFEMLRYLTERLPAMVTPRWVRNRIQPIAVRDVLRYLVDCASLPPEVNRGFDIGGPDVLTFQEMMQRYAAVAGLRPRMIVPVRPLTPSLSSHWVGLITPVPNAIARPLVESLIHEAVAHEHDIARYVPDPPGGLTGFDRAVELALTKVRDAEVETRWSTASGPDAPAEPLPSDPKWSGGTVYTDVRERAVDAPPAALWRVIEGVGGEHGWYSFPLAWSVRGWLDRLVGGVGLRRGRRDPHHLQVGEALDFWRVEEIVPGELLRLRAEMRLPGRAWLEMRAEPAGEGRSRYVQRAVFLPRGLPGHLYWGSVAPFHAVVFGGMARNIARGAEQSPAVASRSA from the coding sequence GTGAGATGCCTCGTCACCGGTGCCACCGGATACATCGGCGGGCGGCTCGCGCCCCGACTGCTCGCCGAGGGACACACCGTACGCTGCCTGGCCCGCAAGGCCGGACGGCTGCGGGACGTACCGTGGGCGTCCCGGGCCGAGATCGCCGAGGGCGACCTGCGGAAGCCGGAGACCCTGCCGGCGGCCTTCGACGGCGTGGACGTCGCGTACTACCTGGTGCACTCGCTCGGCCAGCAGGGGTTCGAGGCGGCCGACCGGGAGGCGGCGACCAACTTCGCCGCCGCGGCCCGCGCCGCGGGCGTACGCCGGATCGTCTACCTCGGCGGGCCGGAGCCGACGGAGGAGGGCGAGGTCCCGTCGCCGCACCTGCGGTCCCGGGCCGAGGTGGCGCGGATCCTGCTGGCCAGCGGGGTGCCCACGGCGGTGCTCCGGGCGGCGGTGATCATCGGGTCGGGCTCGGCGTCGTTCGAGATGCTGCGCTACCTGACCGAGCGGCTGCCGGCGATGGTGACCCCGCGCTGGGTGCGCAACCGGATCCAGCCGATCGCCGTCCGGGACGTGCTGCGCTATCTGGTGGACTGCGCGTCGCTGCCGCCCGAGGTCAACCGGGGCTTCGACATCGGCGGCCCGGACGTGCTGACCTTCCAGGAGATGATGCAGCGCTACGCGGCGGTCGCCGGGCTGCGCCCCCGGATGATCGTGCCGGTCCGCCCGCTGACCCCGTCGCTCTCCTCGCACTGGGTCGGCCTGATCACCCCGGTACCGAACGCCATCGCCCGGCCGCTGGTGGAGAGCCTGATCCACGAGGCGGTCGCGCACGAGCACGACATCGCCCGGTACGTCCCCGACCCGCCCGGCGGGCTGACCGGCTTCGACCGGGCGGTCGAGTTGGCGCTGACCAAGGTGCGCGACGCCGAGGTGGAGACCCGCTGGTCGACCGCGAGCGGGCCGGACGCTCCGGCCGAACCGCTGCCGAGCGACCCGAAGTGGTCCGGCGGCACGGTCTACACCGACGTCCGGGAGCGGGCCGTGGACGCCCCGCCGGCCGCACTCTGGCGGGTCATCGAGGGCGTCGGCGGCGAACACGGCTGGTATTCGTTCCCGCTCGCCTGGTCGGTGCGGGGCTGGCTGGACCGGCTGGTCGGCGGGGTGGGACTGCGCCGGGGCCGGCGCGACCCGCACCACCTCCAGGTCGGCGAGGCGCTGGACTTCTGGCGGGTCGAGGAGATCGTCCCGGGTGAGCTGCTGCGGCTGCGCGCCGAGATGCGGCTGCCGGGGCGGGCCTGGTTGGAGATGCGCGCCGAACCGGCCGGCGAGGGCCGCAGCCGGTACGTCCAGCGCGCCGTCTTCCTCCCCCGCGGCCTGCCCGGTCACCTCTACTGGGGTTCCGTCGCCCCGTTCCACGCGGTGGTCTTCGGCGGGATGGCCCGCAACATCGCCCGCGGCGCCGAACAGTCCCCCGCCGTGGCGTCCCGGTCCGCCTGA
- the prmC gene encoding peptide chain release factor N(5)-glutamine methyltransferase: MTSLPQHPSEGTERERASPVIAGAARVLAGAGIEAPRVEAELLAAYVLDVPRGRLALADGFTAAQRARFDALVQRRTAREPVQHLTGSAGFRHLTVAVGPGVFVPRPETELLAGWGVDEGRRRAAPLVVDLCSGSGAIALAVAQELPGARVVAVERSPAALDWLRRNAADRAAAGDTPVEVVAADVTDPQLLPDLVGRVDVLLCNPPYVPRSVVVPPEVAAHDPDEAVFGGADGLAVIRPVVARAAQLLRPGGVLGIEHDDTHGSAVPALLRADGRYAAVREHRDLVGRPRFATASRRADGHRSESGPAWQTGSS; this comes from the coding sequence GTGACCTCCCTCCCGCAACACCCGTCCGAAGGGACAGAACGCGAGCGTGCCTCGCCGGTGATCGCCGGGGCGGCCCGGGTCCTGGCCGGGGCCGGGATCGAGGCGCCCCGGGTCGAGGCGGAGCTGCTGGCCGCGTACGTGCTGGACGTGCCGCGCGGCCGGCTGGCCCTGGCCGACGGCTTCACCGCCGCCCAGCGGGCCCGCTTCGACGCCCTGGTGCAGCGGCGCACGGCCCGCGAGCCGGTGCAGCACCTGACCGGTTCCGCCGGTTTCCGGCACCTGACCGTGGCGGTCGGTCCCGGGGTCTTCGTGCCCCGACCGGAGACCGAACTGCTGGCCGGCTGGGGCGTCGACGAGGGGCGCCGGCGCGCTGCGCCGCTGGTGGTGGACCTGTGCAGCGGCTCCGGCGCGATCGCCCTCGCGGTGGCCCAGGAGCTGCCGGGGGCGCGGGTGGTGGCAGTGGAGCGGTCCCCGGCCGCGCTGGACTGGCTGCGCCGCAACGCCGCCGACCGGGCCGCCGCCGGGGACACCCCGGTCGAGGTGGTGGCCGCCGACGTCACCGACCCGCAGCTGCTGCCCGACCTGGTCGGCCGGGTGGACGTGCTGCTGTGCAACCCGCCGTACGTGCCCCGGTCGGTGGTCGTACCCCCGGAGGTGGCCGCGCACGACCCGGACGAGGCGGTCTTCGGCGGGGCGGACGGGCTGGCGGTGATCCGGCCGGTGGTGGCCCGCGCGGCGCAGCTGCTGCGCCCCGGCGGCGTGCTCGGCATCGAGCACGACGACACGCACGGTTCGGCGGTGCCGGCACTGCTCCGTGCCGACGGCCGGTACGCGGCGGTCCGGGAGCACCGCGACCTGGTGGGACGGCCCCGCTTCGCGACCGCGTCCCGGCGGGCGGACGGCCACCGCTCCGAATCGGGCCCGGCGTGGCAGACTGGCTCCTCGTGA
- the rpmE gene encoding 50S ribosomal protein L31 has protein sequence MKPNIHPEYTTTEVSCSCGNTFSTRSTAKGGSIHVETCSACHPFYTGKQRVLDTAGRVAKFQQKYAKVQAKKAK, from the coding sequence ATGAAGCCCAACATCCACCCGGAGTACACGACCACCGAGGTCTCCTGCTCCTGCGGTAACACCTTCTCCACCCGCAGCACCGCCAAGGGCGGCTCGATCCACGTCGAGACCTGCAGCGCCTGCCACCCGTTCTACACCGGCAAGCAGCGCGTCCTCGACACCGCCGGCCGGGTCGCCAAGTTCCAGCAGAAGTACGCCAAGGTTCAGGCGAAGAAGGCCAAGTAG
- a CDS encoding transglycosylase domain-containing protein, which yields MNRAHLHKVFTILLAGLLAGLGLAVAALPAALVLGLGVRGLLPGSGLPDTLRTPRPAQRSNLYANDGRTLITSFYLEDRTDVPLAEVAPVMRQAIVAAEDVRFYQHHGVDLRGVARALTVNRREGAARQGASTLTMQYVRNALAGDPRLTEQQRARATEITAGRKIREMRYALALERELDKDQILSRYLNIAYFGAGAYGIAAASRRYFSTRPADLTLAQAALLAGLVRAPDTDDPINGDADSALRRRAYVLDRMVETGQVPVADAARAKAEQLRLTPSAMPNDCAAVPEEHNDWGFFCDWFTQWWRSQAAFGSSPDERQQTLRRGGFSIVSSLDPQVQQQATTQVLKIYDVGNKRAAPTAVVQPGTGRVLAMAVNRNFGVAPNPAGQRNYPNTVNQLVAGGGGIVGYQAGSAFKLFALLAALEAGLPLDTDFDAPSVYVTDYRAGGGPASCGGYWCPANANPSWMNGHRTMWSAFGRSVNTYFAWLTEKVGADRVVEMAQRLGIVLRSPEDARLARESAKGWGAFTLGVAATTPLDLAGAYATVAAEGTWCAPTPVTSITDSAGHRVAAGKPDCRQVLDTEVARAAADASRCPVGDQSMYRRCDGGTAEELQPRLGRPLAGKTGSSERNATETVVAFTPQLAVATIAANPDDPRDAVGGGVQARQIDAVGRILAAALRDQPVLDFVPPGENVALRVTGPRGGN from the coding sequence ATGAACCGGGCCCATCTCCACAAGGTCTTCACGATCCTGCTCGCCGGTCTGCTCGCCGGACTGGGCCTCGCGGTGGCCGCGTTGCCGGCCGCCCTGGTGCTCGGGCTCGGCGTCCGGGGGTTGCTGCCCGGCTCCGGGCTCCCCGACACGCTGCGGACGCCCCGGCCGGCCCAGCGGTCCAACCTCTATGCCAACGACGGCCGCACCCTGATCACCTCGTTCTATCTGGAGGACCGGACGGACGTCCCGTTGGCCGAGGTGGCGCCGGTGATGCGGCAGGCCATCGTGGCCGCCGAGGACGTCCGGTTCTATCAGCACCACGGGGTCGACCTGCGCGGCGTGGCCCGGGCCCTGACCGTCAACCGGCGCGAGGGCGCGGCCCGCCAGGGCGCCTCCACGCTGACCATGCAGTACGTCCGCAATGCGCTGGCCGGTGACCCGCGGCTGACCGAACAGCAGCGGGCCCGGGCCACCGAGATCACCGCCGGTCGCAAGATCCGCGAGATGCGCTACGCGCTCGCCCTGGAACGCGAGCTCGACAAGGACCAGATCCTCAGCCGCTACCTCAACATCGCCTACTTCGGCGCCGGGGCGTACGGGATCGCCGCGGCGAGCCGGCGCTACTTCTCCACCAGACCGGCCGACCTCACGCTGGCCCAGGCGGCGCTGCTCGCCGGGCTGGTCCGCGCTCCGGACACCGACGACCCGATCAACGGCGACGCCGACTCGGCGCTGCGCCGCCGGGCGTACGTGCTGGACCGGATGGTGGAGACCGGGCAGGTCCCGGTCGCCGACGCGGCGCGGGCCAAGGCCGAACAGCTGCGGCTCACGCCGAGCGCGATGCCGAACGACTGCGCGGCGGTGCCCGAGGAGCACAACGACTGGGGCTTCTTCTGCGACTGGTTCACCCAGTGGTGGCGGTCCCAGGCGGCGTTCGGCAGCTCCCCGGACGAGCGGCAGCAGACGCTGCGCCGCGGCGGGTTCTCCATCGTCTCCTCGCTCGACCCGCAGGTGCAGCAGCAGGCCACCACCCAGGTGCTGAAGATCTACGACGTGGGCAACAAGCGCGCCGCGCCGACCGCCGTGGTGCAGCCCGGCACCGGCCGGGTGCTGGCCATGGCGGTGAACCGGAACTTCGGCGTCGCCCCCAACCCGGCCGGCCAGCGAAACTACCCGAACACCGTCAACCAGCTCGTGGCCGGGGGCGGCGGGATCGTCGGCTACCAGGCGGGGTCCGCCTTCAAGCTCTTCGCGCTGCTGGCCGCGTTGGAGGCCGGGCTGCCGCTGGACACCGACTTCGACGCCCCGTCGGTGTACGTCACCGACTACCGGGCGGGCGGGGGACCGGCCAGCTGCGGCGGCTACTGGTGCCCGGCCAACGCCAACCCGTCCTGGATGAACGGGCACCGCACCATGTGGAGCGCCTTCGGCCGCTCGGTGAACACCTACTTCGCCTGGCTGACCGAGAAGGTGGGCGCCGACCGGGTGGTGGAGATGGCCCAGCGGCTGGGCATCGTGCTGCGCTCACCGGAGGACGCCCGGCTGGCCCGGGAGAGCGCGAAGGGCTGGGGGGCGTTCACCCTGGGCGTCGCCGCCACCACCCCGCTCGACCTGGCCGGTGCGTACGCCACCGTGGCGGCCGAGGGCACCTGGTGCGCACCCACGCCGGTCACCTCGATCACCGACAGCGCGGGCCACCGGGTGGCCGCCGGAAAGCCGGACTGCCGGCAGGTGCTCGACACCGAGGTGGCCCGGGCGGCGGCCGACGCGTCCCGCTGCCCGGTCGGCGACCAGTCGATGTACCGGCGCTGCGACGGCGGGACCGCCGAGGAGCTCCAGCCCCGGCTGGGCCGGCCGCTGGCGGGCAAGACCGGCAGCTCGGAGCGGAACGCCACCGAGACCGTGGTCGCGTTCACCCCGCAGCTCGCGGTCGCCACCATCGCGGCGAACCCGGACGACCCCCGGGACGCGGTCGGCGGGGGTGTGCAGGCCCGGCAGATCGACGCGGTGGGCCGGATCCTCGCCGCCGCCCTCCGCGACCAGCCGGTCCTCGACTTCGTCCCGCCCGGCGAGAACGTCGCCCTCCGGGTCACCGGCCCCCGCGGCGGCAACTGA
- a CDS encoding L-threonylcarbamoyladenylate synthase: MLYDCRALADRDRGIAAAIEAVKNGELVVLPTDTVYGIGADAFTPYAVKALADAKGGSRAAPPVLIGSRHTLDGLVFSLPRAARDLVEAFWPGALTIVVEHSPTLSWDLGDSSGTVAVRMPLHPVALEVLRETGPMAVASANKVGQPAAVTADEAREQLGYAVRAYLEAGPAVDPVPSTIVDLTGEVPRLLRAGAIPLPKLRDVVPDLLDSRGA, from the coding sequence ATGCTCTACGACTGTCGGGCGCTCGCCGACCGGGACCGCGGCATCGCCGCTGCCATCGAGGCGGTCAAGAACGGTGAACTCGTCGTGCTGCCGACCGACACCGTCTACGGCATCGGCGCGGACGCGTTCACGCCGTACGCGGTGAAGGCCCTCGCGGACGCCAAGGGCGGCTCGCGGGCGGCGCCGCCGGTGCTGATCGGCTCCCGACACACCCTCGACGGGCTGGTCTTCTCGCTGCCCCGCGCGGCCCGGGACCTGGTCGAGGCGTTCTGGCCGGGCGCGTTGACGATCGTGGTGGAGCACTCGCCGACCCTCTCCTGGGACCTGGGCGACTCGTCCGGGACGGTGGCGGTGCGGATGCCGCTGCACCCGGTGGCGCTGGAGGTGCTGCGGGAGACCGGCCCGATGGCGGTGGCGTCGGCCAACAAGGTCGGCCAGCCGGCGGCGGTCACCGCCGACGAGGCCCGGGAGCAGCTGGGTTACGCCGTCCGCGCCTATCTGGAGGCCGGGCCGGCCGTCGATCCGGTGCCGAGCACGATCGTCGACCTGACCGGTGAGGTGCCCCGGCTGCTGCGGGCGGGGGCGATCCCGCTGCCGAAGCTGCGCGACGTGGTGCCGGACCTGCTCGACTCCCGGGGGGCCTGA